From a region of the Paenibacillus sp. FSL R10-2734 genome:
- a CDS encoding collagen-like protein, translating to MSHLSTGPIDNTMVGGIRPTQHVTIKIDNRSDVTSSTVLVQGYYMDGTRTLYVSELFNIMPNEAITTDYYANLDTFEFIFTTFDLLDDPIQISVWGKNSVGQIVTAHRLVHSELLGATLGATGATGATGADGVTGATGATGATGADGVTGATGATGADGVTGATGATGADGVTGATGATGADGVTGATGATGADGVTGATGATGADGVTGATGATGADGVTGATGATGADGVTGATGAAGGATGATGATGATGADGATGADGVPGVSGADGATGATGATGATGAVGVTGATGVAGVTGATGADGVTGATGVAGVTGATGADGVTGATGVAGVTGATGADGVTGATGVAGVTGATGATGAAGATGATGAAGVTGATGVAGVTGATGADGATGATGVAGVTGATGVDGVTGATGVTGVTGATGADGVTGATGAAGVTGATGVAGVTGATGAAGVTGATGVAGVTGATGADGVTGATGVAGVTGATGVAGVTGATGSTGATGVAGVTGATGAAGVTGATGAAGVTGATGATGVTGATGAAGVTGATGAAGVTGATGVAGVTGATGADGVTGATGSTGATGVAGVTGATGAVGVTGATGADGVTGATGVAGVTGATGADGVTGATGVAGVTGATGADGVTGATGVAGVTGATGVAGVTGATGAAGVTGATGATGVTGVTGVTGATGATGATGVTGVTGATGVTGITGATGVTGPNIQQEGFSAFKPSLSVSTSSQITGWTVTTPFYDSPSFDEVGGNYTIPTTGRYSIEATINYSTTAAISLSLGSAINPAFVVQRTSPTATNLVSGLFPVLDVNVALILTLRAILGSGTVTLTGEFALTAGDVIGLFYVANGLTIPLDLGGANTAGIVWSVHELT from the coding sequence TTGAGCCATTTATCTACCGGACCGATAGATAATACCATGGTGGGAGGTATACGACCTACTCAACATGTTACGATCAAAATTGATAACCGAAGCGACGTCACTTCTTCTACGGTTCTCGTCCAAGGATACTATATGGATGGGACAAGAACTTTATATGTTAGTGAGCTTTTTAACATTATGCCTAATGAAGCCATAACAACGGATTATTATGCTAATCTTGATACATTTGAATTTATATTTACAACTTTTGACTTGTTAGATGATCCTATTCAAATTTCAGTATGGGGAAAAAATAGTGTAGGTCAAATCGTGACGGCTCACCGACTTGTCCATTCTGAATTACTTGGAGCAACGTTAGGGGCAACTGGTGCAACGGGAGCGACGGGTGCGGATGGAGTGACTGGAGCAACTGGTGCAACAGGAGCAACAGGCGCTGATGGAGTGACTGGTGCAACGGGAGCAACAGGTGCTGATGGAGTGACTGGTGCAACAGGAGCAACAGGCGCTGATGGAGTGACTGGTGCAACGGGAGCAACAGGCGCTGATGGAGTGACTGGTGCAACGGGAGCAACAGGCGCTGATGGAGTGACTGGTGCAACGGGAGCAACAGGTGCTGATGGAGTGACTGGTGCAACAGGAGCAACAGGCGCTGATGGAGTGACTGGTGCAACGGGAGCAACAGGTGCTGATGGAGTGACTGGTGCAACAGGAGCGGCCGGAGGAGCGACAGGTGCAACGGGAGCAACGGGCGCAACAGGAGCCGACGGAGCAACAGGAGCGGACGGAGTGCCTGGAGTATCGGGAGCGGACGGAGCAACGGGAGCAACTGGTGCGACTGGAGCAACAGGAGCAGTTGGAGTGACCGGAGCGACAGGAGTTGCTGGAGTGACTGGAGCAACAGGAGCCGATGGAGTGACCGGAGCAACAGGAGTTGCTGGAGTGACTGGAGCAACAGGAGCCGATGGAGTGACCGGAGCAACAGGAGTTGCTGGAGTGACCGGAGCAACCGGAGCAGATGGAGTGACTGGAGCGACAGGAGTTGCTGGAGTGACCGGAGCAACAGGAGCAACAGGAGCGGCTGGTGCGACTGGAGCAACAGGAGCGGCTGGAGTGACCGGAGCAACAGGAGTTGCTGGAGTGACTGGAGCAACAGGAGCCGATGGAGCGACCGGAGCAACAGGAGTTGCTGGAGTGACCGGTGCAACGGGAGTCGACGGAGTGACTGGAGCAACAGGAGTTACTGGAGTGACTGGAGCAACAGGAGCCGATGGAGTGACCGGAGCAACGGGAGCGGCTGGAGTGACCGGAGCGACAGGAGTTGCTGGAGTGACCGGAGCAACGGGAGCCGCTGGAGTGACCGGAGCGACAGGAGTTGCTGGAGTGACCGGTGCAACAGGAGCCGATGGAGTGACTGGAGCAACGGGAGTTGCTGGAGTGACCGGAGCGACAGGAGTTGCTGGAGTGACTGGAGCAACAGGATCGACTGGAGCAACAGGAGTTGCTGGAGTGACTGGTGCAACTGGAGCCGCTGGAGTGACTGGAGCAACAGGAGCCGCTGGAGTGACTGGAGCAACAGGAGCCACTGGAGTGACCGGAGCAACGGGAGCCGCTGGAGTGACCGGAGCAACGGGAGCCGCTGGAGTGACCGGAGCGACAGGAGTTGCTGGAGTGACTGGAGCAACGGGAGCAGATGGAGTGACAGGAGCAACAGGATCGACTGGAGCAACAGGAGTTGCTGGAGTGACTGGTGCAACTGGAGCAGTTGGAGTGACTGGAGCAACAGGAGCCGATGGAGTGACTGGAGCAACTGGAGTTGCTGGAGTGACCGGAGCAACGGGAGCCGATGGAGTGACCGGAGCGACAGGAGTTGCTGGAGTGACAGGAGCAACAGGAGCCGATGGAGTGACTGGAGCAACGGGAGTTGCTGGAGTGACCGGAGCGACAGGAGTTGCTGGAGTGACTGGAGCAACGGGAGCCGCTGGAGTGACTGGAGCGACAGGAGCAACGGGTGTAACAGGAGTGACTGGAGTAACAGGAGCAACAGGAGCAACAGGAGCAACAGGTGTAACTGGAGTGACCGGAGCAACAGGAGTAACTGGTATTACTGGTGCCACGGGAGTTACAGGGCCGAACATTCAACAAGAGGGTTTCTCTGCATTTAAACCTTCATTGTCGGTTTCCACATCTTCTCAAATAACAGGCTGGACTGTAACAACGCCTTTTTATGATAGCCCGAGTTTCGATGAAGTTGGGGGCAATTATACTATTCCGACTACTGGCAGATATTCGATTGAAGCGACTATCAATTATTCCACGACTGCCGCAATCTCGCTTAGTCTTGGTAGTGCGATCAATCCTGCTTTCGTAGTTCAAAGAACGTCCCCTACTGCAACAAATCTGGTAAGTGGCTTGTTTCCTGTGCTAGATGTGAATGTTGCGCTCATATTAACTTTGAGAGCTATCTTGGGAAGTGGAACTGTAACGCTTACTGGAGAATTTGCACTAACAGCAGGTGATGTTATTGGCTTGTTCTATGTAGCAAATGGCTTGACGATTCCTTTGGATTTAGGTGGCGCCAACACTGCGGGTATAGTTTGGTCTGTCCATGAATTGACTTAA
- a CDS encoding type II CAAX endopeptidase family protein codes for MIKYYENFHFAERKGFFRNVILSMVAAFLFILFAELIIDGAGSLFPDDINDPMWVVGNLLTGILIILFTILGARLLSKRNVVRLGFTKANWLQNYGIGTIVGILMITLVFAVNFVTGAISVTYVFSSTMSLQIFLMLIMFLFQGMSEEVLFRGYLLPELSAQIGKVPGIILSSVIFTVLHGMNPGITFLSLLNLFIFSVLVSIVFYRTGNLWVVGAIHTMWNFFQGVIYGTQVSGNMTQSILMSHPVSHLNIINGGDFGFEGGLGTTVIYLITIAIFVLYPGKKNNK; via the coding sequence ATGATAAAATACTATGAGAATTTTCATTTTGCAGAACGGAAAGGTTTTTTTAGAAACGTTATCTTGAGTATGGTTGCGGCGTTTCTTTTTATACTTTTTGCTGAATTAATTATTGATGGTGCAGGCTCTTTGTTCCCAGATGACATCAATGATCCGATGTGGGTTGTAGGGAATCTTTTAACAGGTATACTAATAATATTGTTTACGATTCTTGGTGCGAGATTGTTATCTAAACGAAATGTTGTACGTCTCGGATTTACCAAAGCAAATTGGCTGCAGAACTACGGAATCGGAACCATCGTTGGGATTCTTATGATCACATTGGTATTCGCAGTCAACTTCGTTACTGGTGCAATTTCAGTTACATATGTTTTTTCATCCACAATGTCTTTACAGATTTTCCTTATGCTTATTATGTTTTTGTTTCAAGGGATGAGTGAAGAGGTTTTGTTCCGTGGGTACCTCTTGCCTGAATTATCAGCGCAAATAGGTAAGGTTCCTGGGATCATCCTTAGTTCTGTTATCTTCACAGTTCTGCATGGAATGAATCCAGGTATTACGTTCCTCTCACTTCTCAATTTATTTATATTTTCAGTTTTGGTATCTATTGTTTTCTATCGAACAGGAAATCTCTGGGTTGTCGGAGCTATTCATACCATGTGGAATTTCTTCCAAGGCGTCATTTATGGAACTCAAGTGAGTGGTAATATGACCCAATCTATATTGATGTCTCACCCGGTAAGTCACCTAAATATTATTAATGGTGGAGACTTTGGATTTGAGGGCGGGCTCGGGACGACAGTGATCTATCTAATCACCATCGCGATCTTCGTTTTGTATCCAGGTAAAAAGAACAATAAGTAA
- a CDS encoding DEAD/DEAH box helicase, whose translation MGFSVTERVIKLLCGKSIFEKGLAYFQSGSVDIIDIEERNESIPDLPRSRYEAVVQGGIGYEVMVVIDIDGDVTAECTCPAYSHGGPFCKHIAAVLISIDALETAGDRPDHTRTSSLSTIEDTGALTPRMVTDSTRDMGGRSRDQHLVSSLLGMFSNHRPRPSGTGAFVDNRIPLNVEFICKPFTYSYSSTMLGIEMKVGLKRIYIVHKIRGFLERVHRGETFEFSKHFIYDPAIHSFRKEDNAVVQKLIEIILNEKMYRDNVTTYSPYGANLGGDRLLAVPPFFWETLQPALSEVSSVYLQSGEIVHEGIHMSNEAPPLSFAFEQAEGEGYHLDIQGLEQITVLEDYGLVLSEGTLLKLSAQECMRLAEMKNMLDSSRGDGIDIAPEQMEPFMDKVIPGLKKLGNVHIADSIADRIVQHKLTARLYLDRVRDRLLAGLEFQYGDIIINPLDEKAHVRGTNLILIRDGEGEARILELMGHESFAKTEGGYIMTDEDGEYDFLYHTIPLLEPLLTVYATTAVKERLFTGTTPPKVSISWNEKTDWLDFKFDMGGIPESEIVMVLKSLQDKRKYYRLPNGALLPLESEELQEIITFMNELGIREGEIKGAAFSLPLVRGLHLTSADEKSDSVKLGRSFRRLLANMRSPENLDFPIPDSLVPVLRDYQQYGFQWLKTLAHYRFGGILADDMGLGKTLQSIAFLLSELPDIRKNGLPALIVAPASLTYNWHNELKKFTPEIKAVIADGSLTERTRILKNTAKADVIITSYPLLRRDVQLYAKKSFHTLILDEAQTIKNHTTQTAQAVMVIQARHRFALTGTPVENALEDLWSIFGTVFPGLFPGKKAFHDLPREVIAKRARPFLLRRLKSDVLKELPEKIESLQACELLPEQKKLYVAYLARLKKEALKHLTQDSFGNNNRIKILAGLTRLRQICCHPSLFVEGYEGSSAKFEQLLEIIEECRSSGKRMLVFSQFTEMLGLIGRELGYQGIPYFYLDGQTPVSQRVDLCNQFNEGERDIFLISLKAGGTGLNLTGADTVILYDLWWNPAVEQQAADRAHRIGQKKVVQVIRLVTQGTVEDKMYELQQKKRNLIDEVIQPGQEGFSTLTEQDIREILMI comes from the coding sequence ATGGGCTTTAGTGTAACAGAACGGGTAATTAAGCTGCTGTGCGGCAAGTCTATTTTTGAAAAGGGATTGGCTTATTTCCAGTCTGGTAGTGTCGATATCATTGATATAGAAGAGCGGAATGAATCCATTCCAGATCTGCCCCGGTCTCGTTATGAAGCCGTCGTTCAAGGGGGCATTGGCTATGAAGTTATGGTTGTCATCGATATTGATGGTGATGTTACGGCAGAGTGTACTTGTCCCGCTTACTCCCATGGGGGTCCTTTCTGCAAACACATAGCGGCTGTGCTGATCAGCATTGATGCCCTTGAGACTGCTGGAGATCGACCAGATCATACCAGAACTTCTAGCCTTTCTACTATTGAAGATACCGGAGCCTTAACCCCACGTATGGTTACGGATTCTACGCGAGACATGGGAGGAAGGTCTAGAGATCAGCATCTTGTGAGCAGCCTACTAGGCATGTTCAGCAACCATAGGCCGCGTCCGAGCGGTACTGGAGCTTTTGTGGATAATAGAATTCCGCTAAATGTAGAGTTCATCTGCAAGCCATTCACCTACAGCTACAGCAGCACCATGCTGGGTATAGAAATGAAGGTCGGCTTGAAACGCATATATATCGTTCATAAAATAAGAGGTTTTCTAGAACGCGTACACCGTGGAGAAACCTTCGAATTCTCGAAGCATTTCATCTATGATCCTGCCATTCACAGCTTTCGGAAGGAAGATAATGCCGTTGTTCAGAAGCTTATTGAAATTATCTTAAATGAAAAAATGTATCGCGATAACGTCACTACCTACTCTCCATATGGTGCTAACCTAGGAGGAGATCGCCTGCTGGCTGTCCCTCCTTTTTTCTGGGAGACGCTTCAGCCTGCTCTTTCAGAGGTTTCGTCGGTATATCTGCAATCAGGAGAGATTGTACACGAAGGCATTCATATGTCCAATGAAGCGCCGCCCCTTAGTTTTGCGTTCGAGCAAGCCGAAGGCGAAGGTTACCATCTGGATATTCAAGGGCTTGAGCAGATCACTGTTCTGGAAGACTACGGGCTCGTGCTGTCTGAAGGTACGCTGTTAAAGCTATCTGCTCAGGAATGTATGCGCCTTGCTGAAATGAAGAACATGCTGGATTCCTCCCGGGGAGATGGCATCGATATTGCACCTGAGCAAATGGAGCCTTTTATGGACAAGGTTATTCCTGGTCTAAAAAAACTGGGGAACGTACATATCGCCGACTCCATTGCTGATCGAATTGTTCAACATAAGCTTACAGCGAGACTCTATCTAGACCGTGTGAGAGATCGACTACTCGCCGGGCTGGAGTTCCAGTACGGTGACATTATCATCAATCCTTTAGACGAAAAAGCCCATGTTCGTGGTACGAACTTGATTCTTATCCGCGACGGTGAAGGTGAGGCCCGAATTCTAGAGTTGATGGGGCATGAATCCTTCGCTAAAACCGAAGGCGGCTATATTATGACGGATGAGGATGGCGAGTACGATTTTTTGTATCATACAATTCCGTTGCTTGAACCCTTACTTACGGTATATGCGACCACCGCTGTCAAAGAAAGATTGTTCACGGGGACTACGCCACCAAAAGTGAGTATTAGCTGGAACGAAAAGACCGACTGGCTTGATTTTAAATTCGACATGGGCGGTATCCCTGAATCTGAGATTGTTATGGTCCTAAAATCACTTCAGGATAAACGTAAATACTACCGCTTGCCTAATGGGGCGCTGCTACCACTGGAGAGCGAGGAGCTCCAAGAAATCATCACTTTTATGAACGAGCTGGGCATTCGAGAAGGTGAGATCAAAGGTGCAGCATTTTCTCTGCCGCTTGTTCGTGGATTGCATTTGACCTCCGCAGATGAGAAAAGCGACTCCGTCAAGCTTGGCAGATCCTTCAGGCGGCTTCTGGCGAACATGCGGAGTCCCGAGAATCTTGATTTTCCTATACCAGACAGTTTAGTTCCTGTGCTCCGAGATTATCAGCAGTATGGATTTCAGTGGCTGAAGACGCTGGCCCATTACCGTTTTGGCGGTATTTTAGCAGATGATATGGGACTTGGCAAAACGCTACAGAGCATCGCTTTTCTGCTCTCTGAGCTTCCAGATATCCGCAAGAATGGTTTGCCCGCTCTTATTGTCGCTCCTGCATCACTCACCTACAACTGGCATAATGAGCTTAAAAAGTTCACGCCAGAGATCAAGGCTGTTATTGCAGATGGTAGTTTAACGGAACGCACTCGGATTTTAAAAAACACAGCGAAGGCAGATGTAATCATCACCTCTTACCCGCTGCTCCGCAGAGATGTTCAGTTGTATGCTAAGAAGTCTTTTCATACCCTGATTCTCGATGAAGCACAAACCATAAAGAACCATACTACGCAGACGGCCCAAGCTGTGATGGTTATTCAAGCCCGGCATCGTTTTGCACTTACTGGAACTCCTGTAGAGAACGCGCTGGAGGATCTGTGGTCCATCTTCGGTACCGTGTTCCCCGGGCTGTTTCCGGGCAAGAAGGCTTTCCACGATTTACCGAGAGAAGTAATTGCTAAGCGGGCACGTCCCTTTTTGCTACGGCGCTTAAAGAGTGATGTATTAAAGGAACTTCCTGAGAAAATCGAATCGCTCCAAGCTTGTGAGCTGCTACCTGAGCAGAAGAAGTTATATGTTGCTTATCTCGCCCGTTTGAAAAAAGAGGCGCTAAAACATCTCACCCAGGATAGTTTTGGCAATAATAATCGGATTAAAATCCTTGCTGGTCTCACTCGTCTGCGCCAAATCTGCTGCCACCCGTCTCTATTTGTAGAGGGGTATGAAGGAAGCTCTGCCAAGTTCGAGCAGCTGCTGGAAATCATTGAGGAATGCCGCAGCTCGGGCAAACGAATGCTAGTATTCTCCCAATTCACAGAGATGCTCGGTCTGATTGGACGTGAACTCGGATATCAAGGGATTCCCTATTTTTATCTAGATGGTCAAACACCTGTGTCTCAGCGGGTTGATTTATGTAATCAATTTAATGAAGGAGAGCGAGATATTTTCCTGATCTCCTTAAAAGCTGGTGGGACTGGACTCAACTTAACAGGGGCAGATACTGTAATCCTATACGATCTATGGTGGAATCCTGCCGTCGAGCAGCAAGCCGCGGATCGCGCTCACCGAATCGGGCAGAAAAAAGTAGTGCAAGTTATCCGACTCGTCACCCAAGGCACTGTGGAGGACAAGATGTATGAGCTGCAGCAGAAGAAAAGAAACTTGATCGATGAGGTGATCCAGCCAGGTCAGGAAGGATTTTCTACGCTTACAGAACAAGACATCCGAGAAATTCTGATGATCTAA
- a CDS encoding AraC family transcriptional regulator, whose amino-acid sequence MAYHEQQDLQPFHLYFVYKRTSTNTDDYQGTFHAHQGVEILMVHEGKGTLIIDQNSYEIKPGMICIFQPYQLHHIQIEINDAVPFVRSIVHYEPAIFKGYFDKWPILQSFFNQIHTGNFASPRWYEQHDLKSLLALLKDLDETLPSLHKNDYLEEVSLFLITFLRALKPLWDTQHKPTSTEQLLRKPHQAERIMEWLQLHYQEPLRLDQMSKDLHLSPHHLSHLFKECTGSSISDYLTVKRMQEAVHLLTSSKYTVAHIAEEVGITNCSHFCKLFKTHFGTTPNQFRKQWQMHH is encoded by the coding sequence GTGGCATACCATGAGCAGCAGGACTTACAACCGTTCCATCTCTATTTTGTATATAAAAGAACTAGTACAAATACAGACGACTATCAAGGTACATTCCATGCCCATCAGGGTGTTGAAATTCTTATGGTTCACGAAGGTAAAGGGACGCTGATTATTGATCAGAACAGCTATGAAATAAAGCCAGGGATGATTTGTATTTTCCAGCCGTACCAACTACATCATATTCAAATTGAAATCAACGACGCGGTTCCCTTCGTACGTTCGATCGTGCATTATGAGCCCGCTATTTTCAAAGGTTATTTCGATAAGTGGCCCATCCTGCAAAGCTTTTTTAATCAAATTCATACCGGCAATTTCGCCTCACCTCGATGGTACGAACAGCATGACCTGAAATCACTGTTAGCTCTTCTGAAGGATCTAGATGAAACGCTTCCATCTTTGCACAAAAATGATTATCTGGAGGAGGTCTCATTGTTTCTCATCACGTTTTTACGTGCCTTGAAGCCGCTATGGGATACACAGCATAAGCCGACCTCTACAGAACAATTGCTTCGCAAACCACATCAGGCGGAACGTATCATGGAATGGCTACAACTGCATTACCAGGAACCTTTGCGACTTGATCAGATGAGTAAGGACCTGCATCTTTCACCCCATCATTTATCCCATTTATTCAAAGAATGCACAGGCAGCAGTATTTCTGATTATTTAACGGTCAAAAGAATGCAGGAAGCGGTTCATCTTCTGACTTCAAGTAAATACACGGTCGCGCACATTGCCGAGGAGGTCGGGATCACGAATTGCTCCCATTTCTGCAAATTGTTCAAAACACATTTCGGCACAACCCCTAATCAATTTCGGAAGCAATGGCAAATGCATCATTAA
- a CDS encoding exosporium glycoprotein BclB-related protein: MSHLSTGPIENNLVSGERPTQLVTIKLVNQSDVTASMIQIEGYYMNGTRTLYVSELHAVGPNQVLTKDYYANFDSFEFFFITPTLIDDPIQVSVWGKGSTGQLVTAHRLVYSELYGENIGFTGAAGAAGSTGATGVAGSTGETGATGTAGATGATGIAGATGATGIAGATGATGIAGAAGVTGATGSAGATGATGSAGVTGATGSAGVTGATGSAGVTGATGSAGVTGATGSAGVTGATGSAGVTGATGIAGVTGATGATGSGAIIPYASGLPVVMTTVLGGLLNTSSIVGFGSNATNISVAGGTIDLTGAAGTLLNFAFSVPRTGTITSMAAYFSTTAALSLLGSTVSIAVRLFSSSTPNNIFSAVPGAIVTLNPFLQGNLALGTITSGTTTGLSIPVTLGERLLLVVTATVIDGVDVATTVAGYASAGLTIV; the protein is encoded by the coding sequence TTGAGTCATTTATCTACTGGACCTATAGAAAACAATCTGGTAAGCGGTGAAAGACCTACTCAGCTTGTTACTATTAAACTTGTCAATCAGAGTGATGTCACTGCGTCGATGATTCAAATCGAAGGATATTATATGAATGGTACAAGAACACTATATGTTAGTGAACTTCATGCTGTGGGACCAAATCAAGTGCTAACGAAAGATTATTATGCAAATTTTGATTCATTCGAATTTTTTTTCATAACACCAACTCTTATAGATGATCCAATTCAAGTCTCAGTTTGGGGAAAAGGCAGCACAGGCCAATTAGTGACTGCACATCGGCTTGTCTACTCTGAATTGTATGGTGAAAATATAGGATTTACAGGAGCCGCCGGAGCGGCGGGGAGTACAGGTGCGACCGGAGTAGCAGGAAGTACTGGCGAAACTGGGGCTACCGGAACAGCAGGAGCCACGGGAGCAACTGGAATCGCGGGAGCCACGGGAGCAACTGGAATCGCGGGAGCCACGGGAGCAACTGGAATCGCGGGAGCCGCGGGAGTAACCGGAGCAACAGGAAGTGCGGGTGCAACAGGAGCAACAGGAAGCGCAGGCGTAACTGGAGCAACGGGAAGTGCAGGCGTAACTGGAGCAACGGGAAGCGCGGGTGTAACCGGAGCAACAGGAAGCGCAGGCGTAACTGGAGCAACAGGAAGTGCAGGCGTAACCGGAGCGACAGGAAGTGCAGGCGTAACCGGAGCCACGGGAATCGCAGGTGTAACCGGAGCCACAGGAGCAACTGGTTCAGGTGCAATTATTCCTTATGCTTCTGGACTGCCAGTAGTTATGACAACTGTATTGGGAGGTTTATTGAATACCTCAAGTATCGTAGGGTTCGGAAGTAATGCGACAAATATAAGTGTTGCCGGTGGTACGATAGATCTTACAGGTGCGGCTGGAACCTTGTTAAACTTCGCATTTTCAGTTCCGCGCACCGGAACGATCACCTCTATGGCGGCCTATTTCAGCACTACAGCCGCACTTAGTTTATTAGGTTCTACAGTATCAATCGCGGTTCGGTTATTTAGTTCTTCTACACCTAATAATATCTTTTCAGCAGTACCTGGGGCGATTGTAACATTAAATCCTTTCCTTCAAGGAAATTTAGCTCTTGGTACGATTACTTCGGGTACTACCACGGGCTTGAGTATCCCTGTAACCCTTGGAGAACGCTTATTATTAGTCGTTACTGCTACAGTAATTGACGGAGTTGACGTAGCGACAACCGTAGCCGGATACGCTAGTGCTGGACTTACCATCGTATAA